Proteins from a genomic interval of Geodermatophilus obscurus DSM 43160:
- a CDS encoding TRADD-N-associated membrane domain-containing protein: protein MGTSYQSPLTESENVVTQVAEAQARRDYAQTPEGQRKANLRRYLNMFGVASSAAAVFAVILGPFAFQWPGRITGAVAASCLFLAAFLPFVGYRTYEKGLGAWNPRARAEALQDLQAKKEKFLAESSLEALLIFNREDMYRYHDIATTVARRASRLSAFAMTVGFLVLVAGAISVVIIQNNTSKIVIAALTALGGLFSGYITKTFFTAEEKAVNQLYKYWQQPREASYLLAAERVARELNDPAKERAYTDVITKALSIVLIKEQLDLEADNVAGNGALTSKPRTRRPRGSTRVQPNNPPAQPNGQGSAAADTA, encoded by the coding sequence ATGGGTACTTCATACCAGTCACCGCTTACTGAGTCCGAGAACGTGGTCACGCAGGTTGCCGAGGCCCAGGCTCGTCGCGATTATGCGCAGACACCGGAAGGTCAACGGAAGGCAAACCTGCGGCGCTACTTGAACATGTTTGGTGTAGCTTCGAGTGCAGCCGCAGTCTTCGCCGTAATTTTGGGCCCCTTTGCGTTCCAGTGGCCAGGTCGAATAACAGGAGCGGTTGCCGCCTCGTGCCTCTTCTTGGCAGCGTTTCTACCGTTTGTCGGTTACAGGACTTATGAGAAGGGGCTAGGCGCCTGGAATCCTCGCGCCAGAGCTGAGGCCCTCCAGGACTTACAGGCTAAAAAGGAGAAGTTTCTGGCGGAGTCCAGCCTTGAGGCCCTACTGATTTTCAACCGCGAGGACATGTATCGGTACCATGACATCGCTACAACGGTCGCTCGTCGGGCCTCTCGTCTGAGCGCTTTCGCTATGACCGTGGGATTCTTGGTCCTGGTCGCGGGAGCAATTTCTGTCGTCATAATACAGAACAACACCAGTAAGATTGTCATCGCGGCGCTGACTGCGTTGGGTGGCCTCTTCTCCGGATACATCACCAAGACATTCTTTACAGCCGAAGAAAAGGCCGTCAATCAGCTGTATAAGTATTGGCAGCAGCCGCGTGAGGCGAGCTATCTACTGGCGGCCGAGCGCGTAGCCAGAGAACTCAACGATCCGGCGAAGGAGCGTGCATACACAGACGTGATCACAAAGGCGCTGTCCATCGTGCTGATCAAGGAGCAGCTCGATCTCGAGGCGGACAACGTAGCTGGCAATGGCGCGCTGACGTCAAAGCCTCGCACCCGTCGGCCACGTGGATCCACGCGAGTCCAGCCAAATAATCCACCGGCGCAACCCAACGGTCAGGGCTCAGCCGCGGCCGACACAGCATAA
- a CDS encoding phage major capsid protein yields the protein MGRRAVFFISDRVAVRATCRVGFGFPHTAALVRIRLAAS from the coding sequence GTGGGTCGCCGAGCGGTGTTCTTCATCAGTGACCGGGTCGCCGTCCGGGCCACCTGCCGGGTCGGCTTCGGCTTCCCGCACACCGCCGCCCTGGTCCGCATCCGGCTCGCCGCAAGCTGA
- a CDS encoding Ltp family lipoprotein, giving the protein MDKAEQYLDVVGGFSRDGLIQQLTTGSGFSTEDATWAVDHLDVDWNEQAAEKARQYQDVIGGFSRSSMIQQLTAGSGFTQAQAEYGADAVGL; this is encoded by the coding sequence TTGGACAAGGCGGAGCAGTACCTGGACGTCGTCGGCGGCTTCTCCCGCGACGGGTTGATCCAGCAGTTGACGACCGGCTCTGGTTTTTCCACCGAGGACGCGACCTGGGCCGTCGACCATCTGGACGTGGACTGGAACGAGCAGGCCGCGGAGAAGGCCAGGCAGTACCAGGACGTCATCGGCGGATTCTCCCGTAGCAGCATGATTCAACAGTTGACCGCCGGGTCTGGATTCACCCAGGCGCAGGCCGAGTACGGGGCCGACGCCGTCGGGCTCTGA
- a CDS encoding TMEM175 family protein, with protein sequence MASLQPNPGAPRFARETSEFDRALAFFDGTYAVALTLLVTTLDAKDTPEAWTDPAALWAAYGSEILAFLLAFTIVALYWRANHAFVGGLHHLSGRFITVNLVVLVFVVLLPFSTDALGQYREPLTTAVFAGNVAVISSTEAVMFLVAWRDGLMNEPPSPRRIRLLLVPQLVPPAVFLASIPVAYLASSAAARLSWLALVVLNPVVGVLVQRRAPMV encoded by the coding sequence GTGGCTTCGCTCCAACCGAACCCGGGAGCACCGCGATTCGCTCGGGAGACATCGGAGTTCGACCGCGCGCTCGCGTTCTTCGACGGGACCTACGCCGTCGCGCTCACCCTGCTGGTCACCACGCTGGACGCCAAGGACACGCCGGAGGCCTGGACCGACCCTGCCGCCCTGTGGGCGGCATACGGAAGCGAGATCCTGGCCTTCCTGCTGGCCTTCACCATCGTCGCCCTCTACTGGCGTGCCAACCACGCCTTCGTCGGGGGGCTGCACCACCTCAGCGGACGCTTCATCACCGTGAACCTCGTGGTACTCGTGTTCGTGGTGCTGCTGCCGTTCAGCACCGACGCGCTGGGGCAGTACCGAGAGCCGCTGACGACGGCCGTCTTCGCCGGGAACGTCGCGGTGATCTCCTCGACGGAGGCGGTGATGTTCCTGGTGGCGTGGCGGGACGGGCTGATGAACGAGCCGCCGTCACCCCGGCGGATACGGCTTCTGCTGGTGCCCCAGCTCGTCCCCCCGGCGGTGTTTCTCGCGTCGATCCCGGTGGCGTACCTGGCCTCCTCTGCCGCCGCCCGGCTGTCTTGGCTCGCGCTCGTGGTCCTCAACCCGGTGGTCGGCGTCCTGGTCCAGCGCCGCGCCCCTATGGTGTGA
- a CDS encoding DUF4192 domain-containing protein, whose protein sequence is MDDSTRPLVSLTDSADVAAALPYLVGFHPHESVVLVALGGPTGNRVGLTVRADLPARAASAAVTTALARSVATDDPAGVVVAVVSEAPDDRGRLPDGDDVPGLPHRDVVHDAVVTLAALDIPVRDTLLVRGGRWWSYDCPEACCAPGAGEPLPGGVSVLATASAAAGQVVARDRTALEARIAPLDGPARAAMEEVTWRLVDRRARPAREDPDAEARRSWDAVLRAVRRCRPRAVGRLPDREVAGVLWALADVRVRDRALTLALGDDAAAAELLWTECTRRAPAPMDAAPATLLAVSAWLRGDGAMANVALQRALDSRPAYTLARLLADGLAACLPPAELRAMLVTVTADPDEVWAAG, encoded by the coding sequence ATGGACGACTCCACACGCCCTCTGGTGTCCCTCACCGACTCCGCCGACGTCGCCGCCGCGCTGCCCTACCTCGTCGGGTTCCACCCGCACGAGTCGGTCGTCCTGGTGGCACTCGGTGGGCCGACCGGCAACCGGGTGGGCCTCACCGTCCGCGCCGACCTGCCGGCCCGGGCCGCCTCCGCCGCGGTCACGACGGCGCTGGCGCGCAGCGTCGCGACCGACGACCCGGCCGGTGTCGTCGTCGCGGTGGTGTCCGAGGCACCCGACGACCGCGGTCGACTGCCCGACGGTGACGACGTCCCGGGCCTGCCGCACCGCGACGTCGTGCACGACGCCGTCGTCACGCTGGCCGCGCTGGACATCCCGGTGCGGGACACCCTGCTCGTGCGGGGCGGCCGGTGGTGGTCCTACGACTGCCCCGAGGCCTGCTGCGCCCCCGGGGCCGGCGAGCCGCTGCCCGGCGGCGTGTCCGTGCTGGCGACCGCCTCGGCGGCCGCCGGGCAGGTCGTCGCCCGCGACCGCACGGCCCTGGAGGCACGGATCGCGCCGCTCGACGGCCCGGCCCGGGCCGCGATGGAGGAGGTCACCTGGCGGCTGGTGGACCGCCGTGCCCGGCCCGCGCGCGAGGACCCGGACGCGGAGGCCCGCCGCTCGTGGGACGCGGTGCTGCGGGCCGTGCGGCGCTGCCGGCCGCGAGCGGTCGGCCGGCTCCCCGACCGCGAGGTGGCCGGCGTGCTGTGGGCGCTGGCCGACGTCCGGGTGCGCGACCGCGCGCTCACCCTGGCGCTGGGGGACGACGCCGCCGCGGCCGAGCTGCTGTGGACCGAGTGCACCCGCCGCGCCCCGGCGCCCATGGACGCCGCCCCGGCCACGCTGCTGGCGGTCAGCGCGTGGCTGCGCGGGGACGGCGCGATGGCGAACGTCGCGCTGCAGCGAGCGCTCGACAGCCGCCCCGCCTACACGCTGGCGAGGCTGCTGGCCGACGGGCTTGCCGCCTGCCTGCCCCCGGCCGAGCTGCGGGCCATGCTCGTCACCGTGACCGCCGACCCCGACGAGGTGTGGGCCGCGGGGTGA
- a CDS encoding Dabb family protein: MLRHVVLFTWSDDADEERREQTLAALRRLPEEVGGMTSFAVGPDAGLREGNAHTALVADFPDVEAWRRYADHPVHLQVIADHVKPILAARSAVQYEV; encoded by the coding sequence GTGCTGCGCCACGTCGTCCTGTTCACCTGGTCCGACGACGCCGACGAGGAGCGCCGGGAGCAGACCCTGGCCGCCCTGCGCCGGCTGCCCGAGGAGGTGGGCGGGATGACCTCCTTCGCCGTCGGCCCCGACGCCGGGCTGCGCGAGGGCAACGCGCACACCGCGCTCGTCGCCGACTTCCCCGACGTCGAGGCCTGGCGGCGCTACGCCGACCACCCCGTGCACCTGCAGGTGATCGCCGACCACGTTAAGCCGATCCTCGCCGCGCGCAGCGCCGTCCAGTACGAGGTCTGA
- a CDS encoding glycosyltransferase family 4 protein, translating into MGRLLRIALLSYRSKPHSGGQGVYVRALSRELTALGHGVTVFSGQPYPELDDGVPLTRVPSLDLYREPDPFRTPRPSEFRDRIDVLEYATMCTAGFPEPLTFSLRAARLLLPRAAEFDLVHDNQSLGTGLLQLTRAGVPTVATVHHPVAIDRDLELAAAPSLRRRLTLRRWYGFTRMQARVAPQLDGVTTVSENSRRDIETHLGVPADAIRIVPVGIDPDVFTPPPADRSRDPDSIVVTTSADVPLKGLVHLLEAVAKLRTERPVRLTVVGTARPGGPAEAALDRLALRDAVRFTGPLPEADLVRLLQGAAVVAIPSLYEGFSLPAIEAMACGTALVTTDAGALPEVVGSKAGLRVRAGDVGELTAALQLVLDSPSFADQLGRAGRRRVLASYTWRSAAERTAEWYREVLERKARP; encoded by the coding sequence ATGGGACGGCTGTTGCGCATCGCACTGCTGTCCTACCGCAGCAAGCCGCACAGCGGCGGCCAGGGCGTCTACGTCCGGGCCCTCTCCCGCGAACTCACCGCCCTCGGTCACGGGGTCACCGTGTTCAGCGGCCAGCCCTACCCCGAGCTGGACGACGGCGTGCCGCTCACCCGCGTGCCGAGCCTGGACCTGTACCGGGAGCCCGACCCGTTCCGCACCCCGCGGCCATCGGAGTTCCGCGACCGGATCGACGTCCTCGAGTACGCCACGATGTGCACGGCCGGCTTCCCCGAACCCCTGACGTTCAGCCTGCGGGCGGCCCGGCTGCTGCTGCCCCGCGCTGCCGAGTTCGACCTCGTGCACGACAACCAGAGCCTGGGCACGGGCCTGCTGCAGCTCACCCGCGCCGGCGTGCCGACCGTGGCCACCGTGCACCACCCGGTCGCCATCGACCGCGACCTGGAGCTCGCCGCCGCACCCTCGCTGCGCCGCCGGCTGACGCTGCGCCGCTGGTACGGCTTCACCCGCATGCAGGCCCGCGTGGCCCCGCAGCTGGACGGCGTCACCACCGTCTCGGAGAACTCCCGCCGCGACATCGAGACCCACCTCGGCGTCCCGGCGGACGCCATCCGGATCGTCCCGGTGGGCATCGACCCCGACGTCTTCACCCCGCCGCCGGCCGACCGCTCCCGCGACCCGGACTCCATCGTGGTCACCACCAGCGCCGACGTCCCGCTTAAGGGGCTGGTGCACCTGCTCGAGGCGGTCGCGAAGCTGCGCACCGAGCGGCCGGTGCGGCTGACCGTCGTCGGCACCGCGCGCCCGGGCGGCCCGGCGGAGGCCGCCCTCGACCGGCTGGCGCTGCGCGACGCCGTCCGCTTCACCGGCCCGCTGCCCGAGGCCGACCTCGTGCGGCTACTGCAGGGTGCCGCCGTCGTCGCCATCCCCTCGCTCTACGAGGGCTTCTCGTTGCCGGCGATCGAGGCGATGGCCTGCGGCACCGCGCTGGTCACGACCGACGCCGGGGCGCTGCCGGAGGTCGTGGGCAGCAAGGCCGGCCTGCGGGTGCGCGCCGGGGACGTCGGCGAGCTCACCGCGGCGCTGCAGCTGGTCCTGGACTCGCCGTCCTTCGCCGACCAGCTGGGCCGGGCCGGCCGGCGGCGGGTGCTGGCCTCCTACACCTGGCGGTCGGCCGCCGAGCGGACGGCGGAGTGGTACCGCGAGGTGCTGGAACGGAAGGCGCGCCCGTGA
- a CDS encoding class I SAM-dependent methyltransferase: MLTVDYDLLDLRPGMTVLDLGCGEGRHAFEAYRRGARVVAVDRGVSEVGTTKRWLGAIAEAGEAPAGAAYEVVRGDLLALPFPDESVDRVIASEVLEHIPDDGTAMAEIARVLRPGGTVAVTVPRYGPERVCWALSDAYHANEGGHIRIYRGDVLRARLAAAGLVPGEQHHAHALHAPFWWLKCAVGVDRDPAAVRAYHRLLVWDLTERPWLTRTAERLLDPVIGKSLVVYAEKPAGAATAGETELERTAV, encoded by the coding sequence GTGCTGACCGTCGACTACGACCTGCTCGACCTGCGGCCGGGGATGACCGTCCTGGACCTGGGTTGCGGCGAGGGCCGGCACGCGTTCGAGGCCTACCGGCGCGGCGCGCGGGTGGTCGCCGTCGACCGGGGCGTGTCCGAGGTCGGGACGACGAAGCGCTGGCTGGGCGCGATCGCGGAGGCCGGCGAGGCCCCGGCGGGGGCGGCCTACGAGGTGGTGCGCGGCGACCTGCTGGCGCTGCCCTTCCCCGATGAGAGCGTCGACCGGGTGATCGCCTCGGAGGTGCTCGAGCACATCCCCGACGACGGGACCGCGATGGCCGAGATCGCCCGGGTGCTCAGACCCGGCGGCACGGTCGCGGTGACGGTGCCGAGGTACGGGCCGGAGCGGGTCTGCTGGGCGCTGTCGGACGCCTACCACGCCAACGAGGGCGGCCACATCCGGATCTACCGCGGCGACGTGCTGCGCGCCCGCCTCGCCGCCGCGGGGCTGGTGCCCGGCGAGCAGCACCACGCGCACGCGCTGCACGCGCCGTTCTGGTGGCTCAAGTGCGCCGTCGGCGTCGACCGGGACCCCGCCGCCGTGCGCGCCTACCACCGGCTGCTGGTGTGGGACCTGACGGAGCGGCCGTGGCTCACCCGCACCGCCGAGCGGCTGCTCGACCCGGTGATCGGCAAGAGCCTGGTCGTCTACGCGGAGAAGCCGGCGGGCGCGGCCACGGCCGGCGAGACCGAGCTGGAGCGGACCGCTGTCTGA
- a CDS encoding prenyltransferase gives MLSGEQVRATVAAIAVEQEADGALPWFRGGRLDPWDMVEAAMALDVGGEHARARAAYRWLARRQRPDGSWAAEYRGGVEVSPAAESNHAGYLAVGVWHSWLLTGDEELVVTLWPVVRRGLDLVTRMQLPGGAVGWALRPDGTADDTALLTGNASLFQALRCGVALAALAGRPQPDWELAVADLGTALRTRPDAFADRSRYSMDWYYPVLGGAVTGAAADARLATGWDRFVVPGLGARCVADRPWVTGAETCELALALAAAGRPDAALEQVAAMQHLRADDGSYWTGYVYPDDARWPVERTTWTAAAVVLAADALSGASAASGLFTDPGALSEAGTEASQETAGWLPGGAGRGRP, from the coding sequence GTGCTGAGCGGGGAGCAGGTGCGCGCCACGGTGGCGGCGATCGCCGTCGAGCAGGAGGCCGACGGCGCGCTGCCCTGGTTCCGCGGTGGCCGGCTGGACCCCTGGGACATGGTGGAAGCGGCGATGGCCCTCGACGTCGGCGGCGAGCACGCCCGGGCGCGGGCGGCCTACCGCTGGCTGGCCCGCCGGCAGCGGCCGGACGGGTCGTGGGCGGCCGAGTACCGGGGCGGCGTCGAGGTCTCCCCCGCCGCGGAGAGCAACCACGCCGGCTACCTGGCGGTCGGCGTCTGGCACAGCTGGCTGCTCACCGGCGACGAGGAGCTGGTCGTCACGCTGTGGCCGGTCGTGCGCCGCGGCCTGGACCTGGTGACCCGCATGCAGCTGCCCGGCGGCGCGGTCGGCTGGGCGCTGCGCCCCGACGGCACGGCCGACGACACCGCGCTGCTCACCGGCAACGCCAGCCTGTTCCAGGCGCTGCGCTGCGGCGTCGCCCTGGCCGCCCTGGCCGGCCGGCCGCAGCCGGACTGGGAGCTCGCCGTCGCCGACCTGGGCACCGCGCTGCGCACCCGGCCGGACGCGTTCGCGGACCGGTCGCGCTACTCGATGGACTGGTACTACCCGGTGCTCGGCGGAGCGGTCACCGGCGCCGCGGCCGACGCCCGGCTGGCCACCGGCTGGGACCGCTTCGTCGTCCCCGGACTGGGCGCGCGCTGCGTCGCCGACCGGCCGTGGGTCACCGGCGCGGAGACCTGCGAGCTGGCGCTCGCGCTGGCCGCCGCCGGCCGGCCGGACGCCGCGCTGGAACAGGTGGCCGCCATGCAGCACCTGCGGGCGGACGACGGGTCGTACTGGACCGGCTACGTCTACCCCGACGACGCCCGCTGGCCGGTCGAGCGGACGACGTGGACCGCGGCGGCCGTCGTCCTCGCCGCCGATGCCCTCTCCGGCGCCAGCGCGGCGTCCGGCCTGTTCACCGACCCGGGCGCGCTGTCGGAGGCCGGGACGGAGGCGTCACAGGAGACCGCCGGTTGGCT